A region of Solanum dulcamara chromosome 7, daSolDulc1.2, whole genome shotgun sequence DNA encodes the following proteins:
- the LOC129896503 gene encoding AAA-ATPase At3g50940-like, with protein sequence MSSSSAESKMALAKTVLSTIGSVAATAMLVRTIVHDYIPPELHEYLFLGLKNMFTKFSNQLTMVIDEFDGLVNNEIYEAVAIYLGNKLSPNIRRLKISKPEKEKNFNIIMERNEEVTDVYDGQTFKWIWLCRQTQAKHFYNPRDMNSTLKSEIRSFELTFHKKNKDIVLNSYLPYIMKEAKLQKHENKTIKIHTVDYENMYNLHDMWKPMNLDHPATFGTIAMEWDQKDMILKDLERFVKRKDYYRKVGKAWKRGYLLFGPPGTGKSSLIAAMANYLNFDIYDLELTALRRNSDLRKLLVATANKSILVVEDIDCTIDLQDNLANRTAAVHSINGFHQEESKVTLSGLLNFIDGLWSSCGDERIIIFTTNHIEKLDPALLRPGRMDVHIHMAYCTPCGFKLLAVNYLGIKDHKLFKEIEELIDTANVTPAEVAEQLLKEDEAEDSLKGLINFLHKKIKEKEEAEVEAEAKAKKLEIPHVEDEVEDSLKGMINFLHKKKEGAENGIKEKEEENGLPNGGS encoded by the exons ATGTCCTCTTCATCAGCAGAATCAAAAATGGCCCTGGCCAAGACGGTTTTATCGACAATAGGCTCTGTTGCTGCAACAGCCATGTTGGTTCGCACAATAGTCCATGATTACATCCCCCCCGAACTCCATGAGTATCTCTTCTTAGGACTCAAAAACATGTTCACCAAGTTCTCAAATCAGCTAACGATGGTGATTGACGAATTTGATGGCCTCGTCAACAACGAAATTTATGAAGCTGTTGCAATCTATTTGGGCAACAAGTTGTCCCCTAACATCCGGCGACTTAAAATCAGTAAGCCTGAGAAGGAGAAAAATTTCAACATCATCATGGAACGTAATGAGGAG GTGACAGATGTTTATGATGGACAGACATTCAAGTGGATTTGGCTCTGCAGACAAACACAAGCTAAACACTTTTATAATCCCAGAGACATGAATTCCACTCTAAAATCTGAAATCAGGTCCTTTGAGCTGACATTTCACAAGAAAAACAAGGACATTGTCCTTAATTCTTACTTGCCATACATCATGAAAGAAGCAAAATTGCAAAAACATGAAAACAAGACGATCAAGATTCACACTGTGGATTACGAAAACATGTACAATTTACATGACATGTGGAAGCCTATGAATCTCGATCATCCTGCCACTTTTGGGACAATAGCGATGGAATGGGACCAAAAAGACATGATCTTGAAGGATTTGGAGAGATTTGTGAAGAGGAAAGATTATTATAGGAAAGTTGGCAAGGCATGGAAAAGAGGGTATTTGTTGTTTGGTCCTCCGGGGACTGGGAAATCTAGTTTGATTGCTGCAATGGCGAATTATTTGAACTTCGATATATACGATTTGGAGTTGACTGCGCTGAGGAGGAATTCAGATTTAAGGAAGTTGTTGGTTGCAACAGCCAATAAGTCCATTTTGGTGGTTGAGGACATTGACTGTACCATTGACTTGCAAGATAACTTGGCTAATCGAACTGCTGCTGTTCATTCAATTAATGGATTTCATCAAGAAGAAAGCAAG GTGACCTTGTCAGGTTTACTGAATTTTATTGATGGATTATGGTCAAGTTGTGGAGACGAAAGAATCATAATTTTCACAACAAATCACATAGAAAAACTTGATCCTGCACTGCTGAGACCTGGCAGAATGGATGTGCACATTCATATGGCATATTGCACACCTTGTGGCTTCAAACTTCTTGCTGTCAATTACTTGGGGATTAAAGATCATAAATTGTTCAAAGAAATTGAGGAATTGATTGACACAGCCAATGTGACACCAGCAGAAGTGGCAGAACAACTGTTGAAGGAAGATGAAGCTGAAGATTCCCTTAAAGGGTTGATTAATTTTCTTCacaaaaagataaaagagaAGGAAGAGGCTGAGGTTGAGGCTGAGGCTAAGGCTAAGAAACTGGAAATACCACATGTGGAAGATGAAGTTGAGGATTCACTTAAGGGGATGATTAATTTTCTTCATAAGAAGAAAGAAGGTGCAGAAAATGGGATAAAAGAAAAGGAGGAAGAAAATGGTTTACCAAATGGGGGGAGTTAA
- the LOC129894303 gene encoding syntaxin-81-like: protein MSKVRDRTEDFKDVARRSALSLGYDESKTAGLLASFIMHKPRQRPGFTRAALKTLESIGTLEQFLRKHKKDYVDLHRTTEQERDSIEHELTIFVKSCKEHIDVLRNSLNEEDANSKGWLGLKGDNLNADTIAHKHGVVLILSEKLYSVTSQFDQLRAIRFQDAINRVTPRRKHKSTTKSNAAETSASSSLDLDMKRDSEVRDPDMSQAAPMRVQEQLLDDETRALQVDLNSLLDSVQETETKMVEMSALNHLMSTHVLQQAQQIELLYEQAVEATQNVELGNKELSQAIQRNSSSRTFLLLFLFVLTFSILFLDWYS from the exons ATGTCAAAAGTTAGGGACAGAACGGAAGATTTTAAAGATGTTGCACGTCGATCAGCATTGTCTTTGGGATATGATGAG TCGAAAACAGCTGGCTTATTGGCATCTTTTATCATGCATAAACCCCGACAAAGGCCAGGATTCACCAGAGCTGCACTTAAAACG CTGGAGAGCATTGGGACACTAGAGCAATTTTTGAGGAAACACAAGAAGGATTATGTTGATTTGCACCGTACAACTGAACAAGAGAGGGATAGCATTGAGCATGAA CTTACTATTTTTGTAAAATCATGCAAAGAGCATATAGATGTACTCAGAAATAGTTTAAATGAGGAAGATGCAAATTCAAAGGGATGGCTTGGATTGAAGGGTGACAATCTGAATGCTGATACCATAGCACACAAGCATGGAGTG GtgttaattttaagtgaaaagCTTTACTCTGTCACATCACAGTTTGACCAGTTGCGGGCAATACGCTTTCAAGATGCTATTAACCGAGTGACACCAAGAAGAAAACATAAGAGCACTACCAAATCAAATGCTGCGGAGACCTCTGCTTCTAGTAGTTTGGACCTCGACATGAAAAGGGACTCTGAGGTCAGGGACCCTGATATGTCACAAGCAGCGCCTATGAGAGTCCAAGAACAACTTTTGGACGATGAAACACGTGCCCTCCAG GTAGATCTGAACAGTCTCCTGGATTCTGTTCAAGAAACAGAAACAAAGATGGTGGAAATGTCTGCGCTAAACCACCTTATGTCTACTCATGTTTTGCAACAGGCCCAACAGATAGAGCTTTTATATGAACAG GCAGTTGAAGCTACCCAAAATGTTGAACTGGGTAACAAAGAACTGTCTCAAGCCATTCAACGGAACAGCAGTAGCAGAACTTTTCTTTTGCTCTTTCTGTTTGTACTTACATTTTCAATCCTCTTCTTAGATTGGTACAGTTAA